The Syngnathus scovelli strain Florida chromosome 19, RoL_Ssco_1.2, whole genome shotgun sequence region GGGAAGTGAACAATATTAACTTCAGAGGAAACCAAGATGCCACCTTTTAGTTGAGAGTGTTTTATCTGATCACCATCGCAGACTCAAACACCTCCAATTAGCTTCCGTTTTATCCTCGGTCACAAACGTGTCTGCGTAACAAACTCGATAttagtatattttttttccaaaacaactttacaaacATTACACAAGCTGGCAAGACGTGACTTAAATTTGACATGGTAGTCGTGTACATTTTTTCATTTCAGCAAAAACTCCAACTGTACCGAGCGTCGCTTTAGCTGCTGGGGAAAAGCTCTGTCATTTGCTTTGTAAATGTATTTATGTTGCTgactacagtgtgtgtgtgcgtgcatgcgtatgtgtgtgtgcatgtatcaCTCATGCCACAAAGGGGGAAGTATCAAAGTGTGTGTCTTCACTTGGTCTCAGCACTATTGAGCAGATAGCCGACCTGATTCCTCCCATTTAACAAGTAGGTGGGAATTTTTTCACAATTATAATTTGAAGATTTTTCACGACTTGTTGCATTGGCCCTTCCTACCAATGTCACATCCAAGTTAATGTGGCTAACTATTACTACATTTGTTTACACTGACATATATTATGAAGTATAGCATTGACATGATTCatgtttaatttttatttatttattattttggtaTAGTTTATTTTTTGATACAAAGCTGCTGACTCTTACTACCGCTTTAAAACTATTCATGTTGATTTTGTCATTCACATTCGGATACTTCATTATTTATGTAGCGAGGCCGCGTGTGGCTGATGTAAACGTGTACGTTGACATTTTTGGATTCAGGATTTTCCCTTTGCAGGACTAATAATAGCTAATTCGGTTCTATTTATGCTTACATCTGTGTTTCAAAGTTTTTCCTACATCACTTCTTACACATTGCATAATGTGCTGGGTGAAATTgtgccactttattaggtacacaatCAAATTGTGACAGGATACTGTTAGATTAAgtaccctaatgaagtggcctgtgatatttttacatttttgctcTCTCAATTGCTGTTAAGTTTCACTTCTAACTTGTGAGACATCAGCGATTATTTCTCAAGAGCAATTTTTGGCGGTTCAGGAGGAGTGTGAGAAGGGAGAATGAGGAAGTTACAACTTTGCCTGGATGAAATGAGACAGGAGCGGGGGTGTCTTTCTGCGAatgagtggggtgggggggtgatgaACATGGCCGTGACTCAACGTGTCTCGATGAGTTATCGGAGGTGCCGAGTGGAGTTTGGAAACTCAAAGCCCTCCCCCGCATGACCTCCATGTCTTCCTCAGGTCCCAAGATGCTCTCCCTCAACACCTCCCTCAGCATTCCGGCGGTCAAGGCGAGTAAAGGAGGCGACATGGATACGCTCTCCATCGTCCTCGGCGCGATCACCATCCTGCTTGGAATTCCGGGCAACTCTATTGTGATCTGGGTGGCGGGATTCAAGCTCCAGGTTTTCTATCTAAGTTTGCTTTCTTTTACTACTGTAGCGTGAATATTGGGAATGGATTTGTGGCAAGATCCTGAGCAGAATGTCTTATTTGAGGCTTCCTGCTCGTCAGAAAAACGTCCTCAACGTGTGGTTGGTCAACCTGGCCGTGGCGGATATAATCTTCTGCTTCACCCGAGTCTTCTCCCTGGTCAAGAAGCTCTTCTTGGACCACTGGCCCTTCGGCTTGTTCATCTGCAAGTTCAACGGCTTCTTCAAGTACGCCAACATGTTTTGCTCCGTCTTCATGTTGGCTGTCATCAGCCTGGACCGGGCCATTTGCGTCTGGTTCCCGGTGTTCACCCGGCGCCACCGCACTGTGGGTCACGCCCGGGTGGTGGCCGTGTGCGTGTGGGCAGCAGCCTTGGTCTTCAGCACCCCTTACTTCTTCTACCGCCAAGTCGTCCTGGGGGCCAAGAACCTGAGCAAGTGCACGGTGGAGGAGGTCAAGGACGCTGACGCCAGGACGGCGCTCTACTTCATCCGCTTCCTGTGCGGCTTTCTGCTGCCTTTTATGGTCATCCTGGCCTGCTACATTCTGGCCGGGGTGGGCATTCGCCGGACCCGCTTGTCGAGTAAGTCGCGCCCCCTCCGGGTTCTGGCCCTGCTGGTGACCGCCTTCTTCCTGTGCTGGGCTCCCTACCACGGCCTGCTGATGCTCCGGATGGTGAACAGCAAaagctcggtggtcaagagttgGCTTTACATCGCCAAGGGCGTGGCCTACTTCAACAGCTGCGTCAACCCTGTTCTTTACTTCTTTGTGGGTCTCAAAATGAAGGGCAGGTCCAAGAAGTCCTTGGCGGGCCTGTACAAGAGCGCTCTGGCTGAGGACGTGGACAGGGGGTCGGGGCAGACTAAGGAAGACTCTGTGGAGAGCGAATCCCAGCTGTGATGAGGGGCGGGGGGCTAAAACAACTGCTAATGTGTCGCTGCCTTTGTATGttcaaatgtaataaaaatgtcttcttaTCTACCATACTGTCTtgtccaaaaggaaaaaaaaagtgtgctatACTTCAGAGAGAAGTTAGCCGGACTTAGATGCAAAACAAAAGCGTATGGCTCTGAATGTAAACTTTTGTCATAGCGCCGCCTACTGGACAAGAGACTGGCTGCTTTCAACAGGTTCATCATGGTCGCTCCCCCCCTCGTCTGGCTCCGCCTCTCATGCAAGCTTAAAATATATTTGTGGACCAACTTCATACACGCTCAGTGATGACAAGCGTCACTCACAGTTCTTGAATGTTAAAATGACACATTAAAGTAAAAAATATAGCAATACGGTCCAACTACAGCACCAGAGACagaatggaaataaaattgactgAAAAATAGCAACACAGAAAGCAGGTTcaataaataaacaagtcagTGAGCTTTAAAAAAAGATTAAGGAAAGGTGTCATAAAGGTTAGGAGACTTTTTGAAGAGGCCCAAAGAGTTCTGCTGTCCTTTATCTTTCACCATCTGCAGAAGAGGAGGGACATAAAGTCAATCAGGCAGGCGTCACCAATTCCACAAAGCATTTGCTATTTCGAAAATGCAACCGAGTGATTTCGGTATCTCTGACAACACGTCCTACTTTTGCATGCATGTTAATGCCATGTACagtcaaagctacaaaacaaactgacaaataactttttcaaatcagacgagtaaaagctggtgaagatattaaaagtgaagacaatttgcaattcaagcaattacacacgaatttgaagcacaatttgttttcgcTTTCGCAgataatgatgtggcgggccgtatctggcccccaggccttgagtttgacacccgtgccTTAGGGAGAGAAAGCCGCTGTAAAAAGGACGCCGAGGTAGGTGTCAGACCTACGTGAGTCATTCCTAGAATGGCAAATGATCTTCAAttttaatatgtttttttttcttcttttaaatatttgaccagtttttactcatctgatttgaaaacgacttatttgtcCATCACACACACTGCCGACTTGTCACAACGGATACAATGAACGTAGCAGGCGACCTTACTCAGCAGGCCTCTCATCTCTGCCAGGGGATGAGATGCAAAGATCCACTTTCAGGTCCTTGCTCGGGCTTTGCCATTCCCCTCCATCTCATCTCCTTTCCTGTCGCACTTTGGCATTgtcagcttgtgtgtgtgtgtgtgtgtgtgtgtgtgtgtgtgcgtgtgtgcactcaCACCATCGGGGTGGGATGGCAGGGGTCACGGTTTGCCGGGTCGCCTGGAACTGTCAGGAGGAACAAAGCAGAGTGCAAAACGGCCTGAAATCAAAGATCATGTTCAAGATTGGAAAGCtgctttcgatttttttttcttcatgtgagCCTCATgaaatctatttttatttttgtcaatgaCTTGATTTGACTTTGGCTAGGCTAATTTGTGCACCACCCAGAATGCCACAGTGGGAGCAGACAGGGTTCCAAAAGCATATAATGATTGgctctttgcttgttttttatttattttttttgtaagtaTGAGGGACAATGGTGGACGGCGCGCTTTGGTGGTCTTGGTTCGCCATGGTGACCACGGATATAAACAATTCAAATTCTTTCTATTCTTTCTCAAACTACGCTCCTCAAACACTGCTTGATATGAAGAGAGTGAAAAAAAGTAAGAAAATGGCACTCTATAATATTGTATCTCATAAACGCTGAAGTCATTACACAATTGAATAGGCGAAAGATGATTAACTTGTTGAAGGGGCCTTCTACTTGCTTGTTTCGACCACCAGGAGGCAGTATAAAAAAGATATAGCTGTATAATGCTGAGTTTCCGTTTGCCGATTTTGTTTGTTCTtggccttttttgttttcttgacgTCCACACACATACAACAACAATTCTATTATTCTATTATTATAATTCTGTTATCGTTTTGTTTCATCAAATGTATTCAAGGGAATGAATCAATGAGcacgataaaaacataattaCAGAAATATCCTTGTACTAAAAGCCATTTCCCGCAGTGAAAGTTTTTTGTAAgcttaaaaaggaaaaagaaaaaaaagaccaagaacatatttaccttgtattcgtcctGCATCAGGAATTTCTGCAAAAGCGTAGcaacacaaacgaaactttttgcagcacaaacgaacggtaccattttgggtccatttggaggaaaatgggAGGCTGGATAACGTCCTCGCTAGAAAATAAATGTAGAATATCTACAAaaccgaagcagcacaaacgaattttttgcagcacaaaccagcacaaacgtaaCAGACTATTTTCCTTCGATTTTGCGTGGGCtgggggggccagcttcacgcgGGTGCAAATTTCAAGCACCTGGAATGCTCCTGAAGCAGGACAAATACAAGGTAAATATGttcttagtctttttttttctgtctttttagCTTACAGAAAACGTTCACTGCGGGAAATGGCTTTCAGTACGAGGATATTTCTGTAATTATGTTTTTAGCGTGCCCATTGATTAATTCCCTTATTATCAATAAGCCTATATCagtgtccggcccgcgggctaaATCCGGCCCCCGATCAGATTTCATGcggcccgcagcttcggtcttataatgtataatttatggcccgcctgcattgtcaaactgaatataaatatatatatatattatatatatatatatatatatatatatatatatatatatatatatatatatatatatatatatatatatatatatatatatatatatatatatatataaaaaagaaactttcacctgtaattcctcctatgaCCAAAGggtggcagcaccacccctcgccgctcatttctgccatggcgactgcaaagaaaacgaggatacttgacattgagggccgtcgctttcaagagaaatgggaattacaatacttgctCGACACGAGTAGACTCAACATGGCATCACAAGAGCGATTCTTCACGCGGGGCTGTGAGTTAAAATGAAATAGAAATTTCAAATTTAATTAATATTAAACATTAAGGAGtgaccatgttaatactgttgatgttataaaCCTGTACATTACTtttactattactttctgaaagatattgtaaatgacaagagcaaaactcACTtgatttaagttttaataataacagacacatttgtattaccgtaattgccggactgtttgaactactcccctccggacgccgttatagagctctgtacactaaaaccagcagacacagagacagcttcttcccccaggctgtcgctctgatgaactcacaccactcttagagtctcagagtcattactgtgcaataacatcccgcttgccacaccttttttgtctacactgtttgtactatgtgtcctctctgcatccattgcagcctggtcatcctagaagagggaccctcccatctgtggtctcttctcaaggtttctcatttcccctagctggagttttgagtttttccttgccctcttgggagtttaagatcagggggtgtttgagaatatctttcgttcttcacatgtcctgagtgttgttgttagtcacctaaatgttgaacagaggctgtgatttaccgaagtcaaattccctgtttggcacgctcaaacatggcgaataaaaaactcttgaatcttgactataagccgcaccggattataagccgcaccagctaaaattcagggatatttctttttttttcttacataagccgcaccggactataagccgcacttgcacacgagtttttttacaaagaaagacagtacatagaaagcctttttaacgttttaataacatacttgaacatgtctttctaaacattgcctgtgacgcagcagtagtaccgcagcaacgcggaagtgtgcacgcgagttattagcaaagaaagactggacacagaaagtttttttaaagctttaataacataccttaacatttctttccaaacactgcctgtgacgcggcagtaataccacaacaacacggaattaacacagcaaagtcactgagacgcggcggtaatggcGGCAGTTACACaggagcaacacggta contains the following coding sequences:
- the LOC125987245 gene encoding formyl peptide receptor 2 isoform X2, with translation MATAKKTRILDIEGRRFQEKWELQYLLDTSRLNMASQERFFTRGCPKMLSLNTSLSIPAVKASKGGDMDTLSIVLGAITILLGIPGNSIVIWVAGFKLQKNVLNVWLVNLAVADIIFCFTRVFSLVKKLFLDHWPFGLFICKFNGFFKYANMFCSVFMLAVISLDRAICVWFPVFTRRHRTVGHARVVAVCVWAAALVFSTPYFFYRQVVLGAKNLSKCTVEEVKDADARTALYFIRFLCGFLLPFMVILACYILAGVGIRRTRLSSKSRPLRVLALLVTAFFLCWAPYHGLLMLRMVNSKSSVVKSWLYIAKGVAYFNSCVNPVLYFFVGLKMKGRSKKSLAGLYKSALAEDVDRGSGQTKEDSVESESQL
- the LOC125987245 gene encoding formyl peptide receptor 2 isoform X1, encoding MGGWITSSLENKCRISTKPKQHKRIFCSTNQHKRNRLFSFDFAWAGGASFTRVQISSTWNAPEAGQIQGPKMLSLNTSLSIPAVKASKGGDMDTLSIVLGAITILLGIPGNSIVIWVAGFKLQKNVLNVWLVNLAVADIIFCFTRVFSLVKKLFLDHWPFGLFICKFNGFFKYANMFCSVFMLAVISLDRAICVWFPVFTRRHRTVGHARVVAVCVWAAALVFSTPYFFYRQVVLGAKNLSKCTVEEVKDADARTALYFIRFLCGFLLPFMVILACYILAGVGIRRTRLSSKSRPLRVLALLVTAFFLCWAPYHGLLMLRMVNSKSSVVKSWLYIAKGVAYFNSCVNPVLYFFVGLKMKGRSKKSLAGLYKSALAEDVDRGSGQTKEDSVESESQL
- the LOC125987245 gene encoding formyl peptide receptor 2 isoform X3, translated to MLSLNTSLSIPAVKASKGGDMDTLSIVLGAITILLGIPGNSIVIWVAGFKLQKNVLNVWLVNLAVADIIFCFTRVFSLVKKLFLDHWPFGLFICKFNGFFKYANMFCSVFMLAVISLDRAICVWFPVFTRRHRTVGHARVVAVCVWAAALVFSTPYFFYRQVVLGAKNLSKCTVEEVKDADARTALYFIRFLCGFLLPFMVILACYILAGVGIRRTRLSSKSRPLRVLALLVTAFFLCWAPYHGLLMLRMVNSKSSVVKSWLYIAKGVAYFNSCVNPVLYFFVGLKMKGRSKKSLAGLYKSALAEDVDRGSGQTKEDSVESESQL